In Leptolyngbya sp. NIES-2104, the genomic window GCCAGTCGTGTGTTCCCTGTTGATGACTCGGCTAAAGTTGAGTCTTCTACAGTATGTCTGTGGTTAATGATACCTTGAGTGATCGAGATCACACAAGTCTGTGATTCTGATCACAGCCAGCCTAGTTTCCGCTCATAGCAGCATCAAAGCGGCGATTAATTTCTTCCCAATTCAAGACATTCCACCAAGCATTGAGATATTCCGGACGACGATTCTGATATTTCAGATAGTAAGCGTGTTCCCACACGTCGTTCCCCATAATCGGCGTATGTCCTTCTGTAAGCGGGCTATCTTGATTCGGAGTGGAAACCACTTTGAGATCGCCTTGATTGGCGCGAACTAACCAAACCCAACCGCTACCAAATCGCTTTGTGCCTGCGTCGTTAAATTGCTGCTTGAAAGCATCAAAGCTACCGAAGGAATTATTAATCGCTTCGGCGATCGCGCCATTCGGCTCTCCGCTGCCATTCGATCCCATAATTTCCCAGAACATGGTGTGATTGACGTGACCGCCTGCATTATTGCGAACTGCCGTCCGAACATCTTCAGGCAATTGGTCGAGGCTGGTGACGAGTTCTTCAACCGACTTGCTTTGCAGATCGCTGTATTTCTCGATCGCAGCGTTCAAATTGTTCACATAAGCAGCATGGTGCTTATCGTGGTGAATCTGCATCGTGGTCGCATCAATGTACGGCTCTAGAGCGTCATAAGCATAAGGCAGCGGTTTCAATTCAAAAGCCATGAAAAATCTCCCAAATGAGTTATCAGAAAACTTGTTTGCTGTTTGTGTCGTTTCAGCTTTGATTCTTAAATCATAATCAGAATGACTATGAGTTGCATTAGTGTTAACCGTACAAAAACCGAATTAAAGGTACGATCGCTCTGTTCTAATGCTTCTTCAATACTGGAAAAACTCAGCAGAGCTTTTCTCTACACTTGGGCTTAAATTATTGATTTCTGTTCTCATTAAGTGAAATGCAATAAAAAAGGGGCTTTTCGCCCCCGTCATCGTTCTAATTCTGTTCTACACATCGAACGAAAATTTCTACCCCCATACCAAGCGCTGTTTCATCAAAATCAAACTTGGGATGATGATGCGGATAGTCGAGTCCGATTTGAGAGTTTGCGGAACCGAGGAAAAAGTAGCATCCTGGAACTTCCTGCAAAAAGAAGGACATATCCTCGCCGCCCATCGTTTGACAGTTGGGAACCACACCGATCGGGGATTCGACCACGGTTTCAGCCACCAATCGCACTAAATCCGCGATCGCGCCATCGTTAATCACAGGCGGATACAACGATTGGTAATCCAACTCATACGATGCGCCATGTGCCTGACAAATGCCCGCTACAATCTGCTCAATCCGCTGTTTGAAGTATCCGGCATAATTCGGGTTGAAATAGCGTACCGTCCCTTTTAACTGCGCTGAAGCGGCAATCACATTACAAGCGTTTCCAGCGTGAAATGCACCGACGGTTACAACCGCAGATTCGATCGGGTCAACATTTCGAGCCACGATCGTTTGCAGCGCGTTCACGATTTGAGAACCGACGACAATCGAATCGATCGTTTGTTGTGGAATTGCACCGTGTCCACCTTTACCGAGAATCACTAACTCAAACGTTTCGACTGCTGCCATTAATGCCCCCGTCCGAACGCCAACGGTTCCGAGCGGCAAGTTATTCCACAAATGCAGTCCGATAATCGCATCAACATCAGGATTTTTCAGCACCCCTGCTTCGATCATCGGTTTCGCGCCGCCCGGACCTTCTTCGGCAGGCTGAAAAATGAATTTGACAGTGCCGGAAAAATCGCGATGCTGAGACAAATAATATGCGGTTCCAAGCGCGATCGTAATATGCCCATCATGTCCGCAAGCGTGCATCATGCCGTCATGCTGCGACTTATACGGCACATCATTCTGCTCTTGAATCGGGAGCGCGTCCATATCGGCTCGAATCGCCAACACCCGACCCGGACGATTTCCCTCGATCGTGGCAACAATCCCAGTTTTAGCAATCCCTGTTTCGTGCGGAATCTGCCATTGTCGCAGCTTTTCAGTAATAAACTCAGCCGTTAACGCTTCTCGAAAGCCGAGTTCGGGGCGTTGGTGTAATTGTCTGCGCCATGTAACCAGTTGGGCTTGCAGCGATCGAATTTCTAATCGAATCTGCGATAAGTCAACCGAAGGCGAACTAATAAACGTTGAAACCATAGTGATTAGACCCTTTGCAATGCGTCAATCTATTGTGTGATCCCAAAGAATTGATGTCGATTCAACTTGTGAGATCTCCACTATCGCAAATTTGACCACAAGAGCGAAAATGGAGTTAATGCGTTCTATCGTTACTATGACCATTGAACAGATTTTAGAGACTTTGCCTCATCTAAGTTTTGACGATCGCAATAAGGTGCTCGATAAGTTGTCTGAGATTATTCAATCAGAATCAATCAAATCGAAAGAACTTCAAAAACAGCAGATGAGACTTGCTGCTCTAGAAGCGATCGAGGATTATCTGCCAGGAAGCGATCTTCTAGCGTTTGATGAGATTGAAGGAGAAGACTTCTACGATTACGAGAATAAAGGTTCTGAGTTAACTAATCATGCGTAGAGGCGAGATTTGGATTGCGAGACTTTCGCCCACAGAAGGTGCAGAAATTGGTAAAACTCGTCCGGTTGTAATTGTCAGTGATGATTTAGTTGGAGTGCTTGACCTTAAAGTTGTTGTGCCAATTACCGATTGGAAAGAGCGTTTTGCCAAGCGAAATTGGATGGCTCGATTAGAGCCTTCTACAGAGAACGGACTAACGAAAGTCTCAGCGATCGATGCGTTTCAGATTCGCTCAGTTTCACAAACAAGATTAGTAAATCAAATCGGCATTCTTTCTAACATCGAAATGGATGCGATCGCGAATGCCCTGATCGCCGTACTCAGTCTGTAACCTGCAAGAATTCTTCACATCCTTCTCTGAACAAAGCGCAGTAACGATCTCGTCTTTGAAAGCTACGTGATTTACCGATGTTGCTATCTACAACCATTTACGAACGCGATTCGCTTTGCCAAAATCTCCACATGGGAAAAGCAGGAAAGGCACTACGGCAAGTACTCTCGACCTATGGGATCAGCCAAAATCGATTGGCGGTCACAATGGGAATCAATCGATCGACTGTGCATCAGTGGGTCAACGAAATCAGTGATCCCCTGGCTGAAGCGGTCACACACATGATCAAAGCATTGCGCGAAATCAACAGTACCGCTGCGGAAGACTTTATCGATTTGTATTTAGAACGGCAATCGTCACAACCCGCCTCGGAGCCTGAAGACAATCTGTAATTCTCCGTCATCTATCGTTAAACAGTGCTAGAAAACGATAGGACAGGACTTGTGTAAAACGGGTTACAATCCAATCGATCGCAGTTTGAGCATTAGTCTCTACTCTGTACACCTGCGGATTCTGATCGTTTCGGGATCAATTAAGCTGCAAAATACGCCCCTGAATGCTCAGAATTCATCGTTTAAGAAAAGCAAAGAGATCTTCAACCTATGACCTATATTTCAACTGTCAATCCGGCTGACAGACTGAGTGCACGTT contains:
- a CDS encoding helix-turn-helix transcriptional regulator, whose translation is MLLSTTIYERDSLCQNLHMGKAGKALRQVLSTYGISQNRLAVTMGINRSTVHQWVNEISDPLAEAVTHMIKALREINSTAAEDFIDLYLERQSSQPASEPEDNL
- a CDS encoding superoxide dismutase; translated protein: MAFELKPLPYAYDALEPYIDATTMQIHHDKHHAAYVNNLNAAIEKYSDLQSKSVEELVTSLDQLPEDVRTAVRNNAGGHVNHTMFWEIMGSNGSGEPNGAIAEAINNSFGSFDAFKQQFNDAGTKRFGSGWVWLVRANQGDLKVVSTPNQDSPLTEGHTPIMGNDVWEHAYYLKYQNRRPEYLNAWWNVLNWEEINRRFDAAMSGN
- a CDS encoding M20 family metallopeptidase, which produces MVSTFISSPSVDLSQIRLEIRSLQAQLVTWRRQLHQRPELGFREALTAEFITEKLRQWQIPHETGIAKTGIVATIEGNRPGRVLAIRADMDALPIQEQNDVPYKSQHDGMMHACGHDGHITIALGTAYYLSQHRDFSGTVKFIFQPAEEGPGGAKPMIEAGVLKNPDVDAIIGLHLWNNLPLGTVGVRTGALMAAVETFELVILGKGGHGAIPQQTIDSIVVGSQIVNALQTIVARNVDPIESAVVTVGAFHAGNACNVIAASAQLKGTVRYFNPNYAGYFKQRIEQIVAGICQAHGASYELDYQSLYPPVINDGAIADLVRLVAETVVESPIGVVPNCQTMGGEDMSFFLQEVPGCYFFLGSANSQIGLDYPHHHPKFDFDETALGMGVEIFVRCVEQN
- a CDS encoding type II toxin-antitoxin system PemK/MazF family toxin, whose amino-acid sequence is MRRGEIWIARLSPTEGAEIGKTRPVVIVSDDLVGVLDLKVVVPITDWKERFAKRNWMARLEPSTENGLTKVSAIDAFQIRSVSQTRLVNQIGILSNIEMDAIANALIAVLSL